One Watersipora subatra chromosome 4, tzWatSuba1.1, whole genome shotgun sequence genomic window carries:
- the LOC137393451 gene encoding C-type lectin domain family 4 member F-like isoform X2: protein MRRHLALALLALHLAVSYGAPQNNVETDRQESSAASVVGDRRKGDASMLANYQNDQLVRTCDGTSCRLVTAGEAKAYDTSSISAVFALTGDEAMTKALTPTVGLAQESVKALDDQRERLEVLQQQMADLTSYFSNGALAAEQMKGQYAASLSKGVMLPASPPVRTYAAAMPPSKAAYASAPSKGVMSAANAMQLEAAMCPTVMYELGKSQRLYAETNSQLQNANSMNSMLMAEKRQLENNNAMLEMEKNRAEEQSAFNAKYAAEQKSRADLLEMNLARVTAERDALAAAKAQLENQLAQTEEALMDEKQMTAALTADLNACRDDNEQLEAEKAALTNELKDTKEILRLTQRSLELEQNAHARTRRELEDTKDTLAATEAARQQLEQAKAELEDELAETKDQLANTEAERDQLQTTLDATSAQLATCNEEKMQCNLDLTQEKTLTAQLNQQLANAVELLAAETKAREELTELLMSVKDTAEKLQEEVQKLQLENLQLRQQLMKLQAEQEAALAMAAGCPPTYEKFGLSCYKYVREKTQWKMAQEQCMKDGGNLVSIESRQEQAFLIDYLKRHEARFDDKYLHVGGYDYKANSVFEWISNQMPVDLGDTFWLSNNPRGMGRRCLAFQTWEMEFFGQWADEYCWAPLPFICEVVTNPF, encoded by the exons atgagGAGACATTTAGCTTTGGCGCTCTTAGCGCTTCACCTTGCGGTTTCATACGGAGCTCCACAGAACAATGTTGAAACAGACAGACAGGAATCAAGCGCTGCA AGTGTGGTTGGTGACAGGAGAAAAGGAGATGCTAGCATGCTGGCCAACTATCAGAACG ACCAACTAGTCAGAACATGTGATGGAACAAGTTGCCGACTGGTTACCGCTGGAGAGGCTAAGGCTTACGACACTAGCTCGATCTCAGCAGTTTTTGCTCTCACCGGAGATGAGGCAATGACCAAAGCTCTCACCCCTACAGTCGGTCTTGCCCAAGAATCCGTGAAGGCCCTCGATGATCAACGCGAG AGACTTGAAGTTCTGCAACAGCAAATGGCTGATTTGACCAGCTACTTCAGCAATGGAGCTCTAGCTGCTGAACAAATGAAAGGACAATATGCTGCCTCTCTTAGCAAGGGTGTTATGCTGCCTGCATCACCACCGGTTAGAACATATGCTGCTGCCATGCCTCCAAGCAAAGCAGCCTATGCCTCTGCACCATCCAAGGGAGTCA TGTCAGCTGCCAACGCCATGCAACTAGAGGCAGCCATGTGCCCCACAGTCATGTACGAGCTTGGAAAATCACAGCGACTCTACGCTGAGACAAATTCTCAGCTCCAGAATGctaactctatgaactctatgctGATGGCCGAGAAGAGACAACTCGAAAACAACAACGCT ATGCTTGAGATGGAAAAGAACCGAGCGGAGGAACAATCAGCCTTCAACGCTAAGTATGCTGCTGAGCAAAAGTCTCGAGCAGATCTTCTTGAGATGAACTTGGCTAGGGTTACCGCTGAGAGGGATGCTTTGGCAGCAGCCAAG GCCCAGCTTGAGAACCAGCTTGCTCAGACTGAGGAGGCTTTGATGGATGAGAAGCAGATGACTGCTGCTCTTACCGCTGACTTGAATGCCTGCAGAGACGACAATGAGCAACTGGAGGCTGAAAAGGCTGCCCTTACCAAC GAACTTAAGGACACTAAGGAGATCTTGAGACTGACCCAGAGAAGCCTCGAGTTGGAACAGAATGCCCACGCCAGAACTCGCAGAGAGCTGGAGGATACCAAGGACACCCTGGCTGCAACTGAGGCAGCAAGGCAGCAGCTGGAACAGGCAAAGGCTGAGCTTGAGGATGAGCTAGCTGAAACCAAGGACCAACTGGCCAACACCGAGGCAGAGAGAGATCAG CTCCAAACAACTCTGGATGCAACCAGCGCTCAACTTGCTACCTGCAATGAGGAGAAAATGCAATGCAACCTTGACCTTACCCAAGAGAAGACCCTTACCGCTCAACTCAACCAGCAGTTGGCTAATGCCGTCGAACTCCTAGCCGCAGAAACCAAGGCCCGTGAAGAATTGACTGAACTCCTTATGTCTGTCAAGGACACCGCCGAGAAA CTTCAAGAAGAAGTACAGAAACTTCAGTTGGAGAACCTTCAGCTCAGACAGCAGCTGATGAAACTGCAAGCTGAGCAAG AGGCTGCCTTAGCAATGGCTGCTGGATGCCCCCCTACTTATGAGAAGTTTGGGCTCAGCTGTTACAAGTATGTGAGAGAGAAGACCCAGTGGAAGATGGCTCAGGAACAGTGTATGAAGGATGGTGGCAACTTGGTGTCAATTGAATCTAGACAGGAGCAGGCTTTCCTGATTGACTACCTTAAGCGACACG AGGCAAGATTTGATGACAAGTACCTTCACGTGGGAGGATATGACTACAAGGCTAACAGCGTGTTTGAGTGGATAAGCAATCAGATGCCAGTTGATCTTGGAGATACGTTCTGGCTCTCAAACAACCCTCGAGGAATGGGTCGTCGATGTCTCGCTTTCCAGACATGGGAGATGGAATTCTTTGGACAGTGGGCTGATGAATATTGCTGGGCGCCTCTGCCATTTATATGCGAAGTTGTAACGAATCCattctaa
- the LOC137393451 gene encoding C-type lectin domain family 4 member F-like isoform X1, translating into MRRHLALALLALHLAVSYGAPQNNVETDRQESSAASVVGDRRKGDASMLANYQNDQLVRTCDGTSCRLVTAGEAKAYDTSSISAVFALTGDEAMTKALTPTVGLAQESVKALDDQRERLEVLQQQMADLTSYFSNGALAAEQMKGQYAASLSKGVMLPASPPVRTYAAAMPPSKAAYASAPSKGVMSAANAMQLEAAMCPTVMYELGKSQRLYAETNSQLQNANSMNSMLMAEKRQLENNNAMLEMEKNRAEEQSAFNAKYAAEQKSRADLLEMNLARVTAERDALAAAKAQLENQLAQTEEALMDEKQMTAALTADLNACRDDNEQLEAEKAALTNELKDTKEILRLTQRSLELEQNAHARTRRELEDTKDTLAATEAARQQLEQAKAELEDELAETKDQLANTEAERDQLQTTLDATSAQLATCNEEKMQCNLDLTQEKTLTAQLNQQLANAVELLAAETKAREELTELLMSVKDTAEKLQEEVQKLQLENLQLRQQLMKLQAEQEAALAMAAGCPPTYEKFGLSCYKYVREKTQWKMAQEQCMKDGGNLVSIESRQEQAFLIDYLKRHGAESDTYALTGGNKQLNRWQWLGSNEMFIGQTGPEYWYNQVTKSKAGYDCQAMYLRDSAQYGKWVALPCYSATPFTCEYTIAPPGTALPSNAAEMAAINQMVSEAPAYLSGASVMSKGAYNFAAPSMNGVVSLAMASKGGY; encoded by the exons atgagGAGACATTTAGCTTTGGCGCTCTTAGCGCTTCACCTTGCGGTTTCATACGGAGCTCCACAGAACAATGTTGAAACAGACAGACAGGAATCAAGCGCTGCA AGTGTGGTTGGTGACAGGAGAAAAGGAGATGCTAGCATGCTGGCCAACTATCAGAACG ACCAACTAGTCAGAACATGTGATGGAACAAGTTGCCGACTGGTTACCGCTGGAGAGGCTAAGGCTTACGACACTAGCTCGATCTCAGCAGTTTTTGCTCTCACCGGAGATGAGGCAATGACCAAAGCTCTCACCCCTACAGTCGGTCTTGCCCAAGAATCCGTGAAGGCCCTCGATGATCAACGCGAG AGACTTGAAGTTCTGCAACAGCAAATGGCTGATTTGACCAGCTACTTCAGCAATGGAGCTCTAGCTGCTGAACAAATGAAAGGACAATATGCTGCCTCTCTTAGCAAGGGTGTTATGCTGCCTGCATCACCACCGGTTAGAACATATGCTGCTGCCATGCCTCCAAGCAAAGCAGCCTATGCCTCTGCACCATCCAAGGGAGTCA TGTCAGCTGCCAACGCCATGCAACTAGAGGCAGCCATGTGCCCCACAGTCATGTACGAGCTTGGAAAATCACAGCGACTCTACGCTGAGACAAATTCTCAGCTCCAGAATGctaactctatgaactctatgctGATGGCCGAGAAGAGACAACTCGAAAACAACAACGCT ATGCTTGAGATGGAAAAGAACCGAGCGGAGGAACAATCAGCCTTCAACGCTAAGTATGCTGCTGAGCAAAAGTCTCGAGCAGATCTTCTTGAGATGAACTTGGCTAGGGTTACCGCTGAGAGGGATGCTTTGGCAGCAGCCAAG GCCCAGCTTGAGAACCAGCTTGCTCAGACTGAGGAGGCTTTGATGGATGAGAAGCAGATGACTGCTGCTCTTACCGCTGACTTGAATGCCTGCAGAGACGACAATGAGCAACTGGAGGCTGAAAAGGCTGCCCTTACCAAC GAACTTAAGGACACTAAGGAGATCTTGAGACTGACCCAGAGAAGCCTCGAGTTGGAACAGAATGCCCACGCCAGAACTCGCAGAGAGCTGGAGGATACCAAGGACACCCTGGCTGCAACTGAGGCAGCAAGGCAGCAGCTGGAACAGGCAAAGGCTGAGCTTGAGGATGAGCTAGCTGAAACCAAGGACCAACTGGCCAACACCGAGGCAGAGAGAGATCAG CTCCAAACAACTCTGGATGCAACCAGCGCTCAACTTGCTACCTGCAATGAGGAGAAAATGCAATGCAACCTTGACCTTACCCAAGAGAAGACCCTTACCGCTCAACTCAACCAGCAGTTGGCTAATGCCGTCGAACTCCTAGCCGCAGAAACCAAGGCCCGTGAAGAATTGACTGAACTCCTTATGTCTGTCAAGGACACCGCCGAGAAA CTTCAAGAAGAAGTACAGAAACTTCAGTTGGAGAACCTTCAGCTCAGACAGCAGCTGATGAAACTGCAAGCTGAGCAAG AGGCTGCCTTAGCAATGGCTGCTGGATGCCCCCCTACTTATGAGAAGTTTGGGCTCAGCTGTTACAAGTATGTGAGAGAGAAGACCCAGTGGAAGATGGCTCAGGAACAGTGTATGAAGGATGGTGGCAACTTGGTGTCAATTGAATCTAGACAGGAGCAGGCTTTCCTGATTGACTACCTTAAGCGACACG GTGCTGAAAGTGACACATATGCCTTGACTGGTGGTAATAAGCAATTGAACCGCTGGCAATGGTTGGGAAGTAATGAGATGTTCATAGGACAAACCGGACCAGAATACTGGTATAATCAAGTGACAAAGTCAAAGGCCGGCTACGATTGTCAAGCCATGTACTTGCGAGACTCGGCTCAATATGGAAAATGGGTTGCCTTGCCATGCTACAGTGCTACTCCTTTCACTTGCGAATACACTATCGCGCCTCCTGGCACTGCTTTGCCCAGTAATGCCGCAGAAATGGCAGCAATAAATCAAATGGTTAGCGAAGCACCAGCCTATCTTTCCGGCGCCTCAGTTATGTCTAAAGGTGCCTATAACTTTGCTGCTCCATCAATGAACGGAGTAGTATCTTTAGCAATGGCAAGCAAGGGGGGTTATTAG